The Streptomyces cynarae genome contains a region encoding:
- a CDS encoding exodeoxyribonuclease VII small subunit — protein sequence MTSRTDEALGYEQARDELIEVVRRLEAGGTTLEESLALWERGEELAKVCRTWLEGARRRLDAALAEEEDDEEGEGAEGAG from the coding sequence ATGACCAGCAGAACGGACGAGGCACTCGGCTACGAGCAGGCGCGGGACGAGTTGATCGAGGTGGTGCGGCGCCTGGAGGCCGGGGGCACCACGCTCGAGGAGTCCCTTGCGCTGTGGGAGCGGGGGGAGGAGCTGGCCAAGGTGTGCCGGACGTGGCTGGAGGGCGCCCGCAGGCGGCTGGACGCGGCGCTGGCCGAGGAGGAGGACGACGAGGAGGGCGAGGGCGCGGAAGGGGCCGGGTGA
- the xseA gene encoding exodeoxyribonuclease VII large subunit has product MAVNTSAENPLPVGEVSRLIGGWIDRLGAVWVEGQITQLSRRPGAGVVFMTLRDPSHDISVGVTCYRQVFDSVADVVSEGARVVVLAKPEWYAPRGQLSLRAAEIRPVGVGELLARLEQLKKTLAAEGLFAPERKKPLPFLPQLIGLVCGRASAAERDVLENARHRWPAVRFEVRNVAVQGVHAVPQVVQAVKELDALDEVDVIIVARGGGSVEDLLPFSDEQLVRAVAGCRTPVVSAIGHEPDNPLLDHVADLRASTPTDAAKKVVPDVGEELERVRQLRDRARRCAQTFVEREERGLAHALARPCMEDPHRMVAERADQVTALVDRARRTLGHLLDRAESELTHTHARAVALSPAATLRRGYAVLQKADGHVVRAPEEVTAGETLRARVAAGEFTVRADGEGSVGNQGS; this is encoded by the coding sequence ATGGCTGTCAACACGTCCGCGGAGAACCCCCTGCCCGTCGGTGAGGTGTCGCGGCTCATCGGGGGGTGGATCGACCGGCTCGGGGCCGTGTGGGTCGAGGGGCAGATCACGCAGTTGTCGCGGCGGCCCGGCGCCGGGGTCGTCTTCATGACGCTGCGCGACCCGTCGCACGACATCTCCGTCGGCGTCACCTGCTACCGCCAGGTGTTCGACTCCGTGGCCGACGTCGTGAGCGAGGGCGCCCGTGTGGTCGTCCTCGCCAAGCCCGAGTGGTACGCCCCGAGGGGACAGCTGTCGCTGCGGGCGGCCGAGATACGGCCCGTGGGCGTCGGGGAACTGCTCGCGCGGCTGGAACAGCTGAAGAAGACGCTCGCCGCCGAGGGCCTGTTCGCACCCGAGCGCAAGAAGCCGCTGCCGTTCCTGCCGCAGCTGATCGGACTGGTGTGCGGCCGTGCCTCGGCGGCCGAGCGCGACGTGCTGGAGAACGCGCGGCACCGCTGGCCCGCCGTCCGCTTCGAGGTGCGCAACGTCGCCGTGCAGGGCGTGCACGCCGTACCGCAGGTGGTGCAGGCCGTGAAGGAGCTGGACGCGCTGGACGAGGTGGACGTGATCATCGTGGCGCGCGGCGGCGGCAGTGTGGAGGATCTGCTGCCGTTCTCGGACGAGCAGCTCGTCCGGGCGGTGGCCGGCTGCCGCACGCCCGTGGTGTCCGCCATCGGGCACGAACCGGACAATCCGCTGCTCGACCACGTCGCCGACCTGCGCGCCTCCACGCCGACCGACGCGGCCAAGAAGGTCGTCCCGGACGTCGGGGAGGAGCTGGAGCGGGTACGGCAGCTGCGGGACCGGGCACGGCGGTGCGCACAGACGTTCGTCGAACGTGAGGAGCGCGGGTTGGCGCACGCGCTGGCGCGGCCCTGCATGGAGGACCCGCACCGTATGGTCGCCGAGCGGGCCGACCAGGTCACCGCGCTGGTCGACCGCGCCCGGCGCACCCTCGGGCATCTGCTCGACCGCGCCGAGTCGGAGCTCACGCACACGCACGCGCGCGCGGTGGCGCTGTCCCCGGCCGCGACGCTGCGGCGGGGGTACGCGGTGCTGCAGAAGGCCGACGGGCACGTGGTCCGCGCACCGGAAGAGGTGACGGCGGGCGAGACGCTGCGGGCGCGGGTCGCCGCGGGCGAGTTCACGGTACGGGCCGACGGCGAGGGTTCCGTCGGCAACCAGGGATCTTAG
- a CDS encoding WhiB family transcriptional regulator — MLQPPHSSLQVADVPHQRVPVRDRDQDAPWHTEAVCRRDEAGLFFAPSKEPTAARLSREEAAKRVCARCPVMVECREHALLQPEPYGVWGGLTAAERRVVLARRRRREVELKKAARGTIAAAG, encoded by the coding sequence GTGCTGCAACCGCCGCATTCGTCCCTGCAGGTCGCTGACGTTCCGCACCAGCGGGTGCCAGTGCGCGACAGGGATCAGGACGCCCCGTGGCACACGGAGGCGGTGTGCCGGCGCGACGAGGCCGGCCTGTTCTTCGCCCCGTCCAAGGAACCCACCGCGGCCCGGCTGTCCCGCGAGGAGGCGGCCAAACGGGTCTGTGCGCGCTGTCCCGTGATGGTCGAATGCCGGGAACACGCGCTGCTGCAGCCCGAGCCGTACGGAGTGTGGGGCGGGCTCACGGCCGCCGAACGCCGTGTGGTGCTGGCCCGGCGCCGCCGCCGCGAAGTCGAACTGAAGAAGGCCGCGCGGGGGACGATAGCGGCGGCCGGCTGA
- the glpX gene encoding class II fructose-bisphosphatase yields MTENHHLPSELEVPSEAPDRNLALELVRVTEAAAMAAGRWVGRGDKNGADGAAVRAMRTLVSTVSMNGVVVIGEGEKDEAPMLFNGERVGDGTGPECDIAVDPIDGTTLTAKGMPNAIAVLAAADRGTMFDPSAVFYMDKLVTGPEAADFVDINAPVSVNIRRVAKAKHSTPEDVTVVILDRPRHDDLIREVRETGARIKLISDGDVAGSILALREGTGIDLLLGIGGTPEGIISACAVKCLGGTIQGKLWPKDDEERHRALDAGHDLDRVLTTDDLVSGENVFFVATGITDGELLRGVRYRSETATTDSIVMRSKSGTVRRIDSVHRLSKLRAYSAIDFDRAK; encoded by the coding sequence ATGACCGAGAATCATCATCTGCCGTCCGAGCTCGAAGTTCCCTCCGAGGCCCCGGACCGCAACCTCGCCCTCGAACTCGTCCGGGTCACCGAGGCCGCCGCCATGGCCGCGGGCCGCTGGGTCGGCCGTGGCGACAAGAACGGCGCCGACGGCGCCGCGGTGCGCGCCATGCGCACCCTCGTCTCGACCGTGTCGATGAACGGCGTCGTCGTCATCGGCGAAGGGGAGAAGGACGAGGCCCCGATGCTCTTCAACGGGGAGCGGGTCGGCGACGGGACCGGCCCGGAGTGCGACATCGCCGTGGACCCGATCGACGGCACCACGCTCACCGCGAAGGGCATGCCGAACGCGATCGCGGTGCTGGCCGCCGCCGACCGCGGCACGATGTTCGACCCGTCCGCCGTCTTCTACATGGACAAGCTGGTCACCGGTCCGGAAGCGGCCGATTTCGTCGACATCAACGCGCCCGTCTCGGTGAACATCCGCCGGGTCGCCAAGGCCAAGCACTCCACCCCCGAGGACGTCACCGTCGTCATCCTCGACCGGCCGCGCCACGACGATCTGATCAGGGAGGTCCGCGAGACGGGCGCGCGCATCAAGCTCATCTCGGACGGCGACGTGGCCGGTTCGATCCTGGCGCTGCGCGAGGGCACCGGCATCGACCTGCTGCTCGGCATCGGCGGTACGCCCGAGGGCATCATCTCCGCCTGCGCGGTGAAGTGCCTGGGCGGCACCATCCAGGGCAAGCTGTGGCCGAAGGACGACGAGGAGCGGCACCGGGCCCTCGACGCGGGCCACGACCTCGACCGGGTGCTGACGACGGACGACCTGGTCTCCGGTGAGAACGTCTTCTTCGTCGCCACCGGCATCACGGACGGCGAGCTGCTGCGCGGGGTGCGCTACCGGTCGGAGACCGCCACCACCGACTCGATCGTCATGCGCTCGAAGTCCGGCACGGTCCGGCGGATCGACTCCGTTCACCGGCTGAGCAAGCTGCGCGCGTACAGCGCGATCGACTTCGACCGGGCGAAGTAG
- a CDS encoding 4-hydroxy-3-methylbut-2-enyl diphosphate reductase produces MDRMTASSGRRVLLAAPRGYCAGVDRAVIAVEKALEQYGAPIYVRHEIVHNKYVVQTLEKKGAIFVERTEEVPPGNIVMFSAHGVAPTVHEEASQGRLATIDATCPLVTKVHKEAIRYAKEDFDILLIGHEGHEEVIGTSGEAPDHIQLVDGPEDVAKVEVRDPSKVVWLSQTTLSVDETMETVDALKEKFPQLVSPPSDDICYATQNRQLAVKQMGAEADLVIVVGSRNSSNSKRLVEVAKLAGAREAYLVDFADEIDESWLQGVSTIGVTSGASVPEVLVEQVLEWLAQRGFEDVEIVKAAEESITFSLPKELRRDLREEAAELVAERTGEK; encoded by the coding sequence ATGGATCGCATGACTGCTTCCTCTGGCCGCCGTGTCCTGCTCGCCGCCCCCCGGGGGTACTGCGCGGGCGTCGACCGTGCCGTGATCGCCGTCGAGAAGGCCCTCGAGCAGTACGGGGCGCCGATCTACGTCCGCCACGAGATCGTCCACAACAAGTACGTCGTGCAGACCTTGGAGAAGAAGGGCGCGATCTTCGTGGAACGGACGGAGGAGGTGCCCCCCGGGAACATCGTCATGTTCTCCGCGCACGGCGTGGCACCCACCGTCCACGAGGAGGCCAGTCAGGGCCGGCTCGCCACCATCGACGCCACCTGCCCGCTGGTCACCAAGGTCCACAAGGAAGCGATCCGGTACGCCAAGGAGGACTTCGACATCCTCCTGATCGGGCACGAGGGCCACGAAGAGGTCATCGGCACGTCCGGCGAGGCCCCCGACCACATCCAGCTCGTCGACGGCCCCGAGGACGTCGCGAAGGTCGAGGTGCGCGACCCGTCGAAGGTCGTCTGGCTGTCCCAGACCACCCTCTCGGTCGACGAGACCATGGAGACGGTCGACGCGCTCAAGGAGAAGTTCCCGCAGCTGGTCTCCCCGCCCAGCGACGACATCTGCTACGCCACCCAGAACCGCCAGCTCGCGGTGAAGCAGATGGGCGCCGAGGCGGACCTGGTGATCGTGGTCGGTTCCCGCAACTCCTCCAACTCCAAGCGGCTGGTCGAGGTCGCCAAGCTCGCGGGCGCGCGCGAGGCGTACCTGGTGGACTTCGCCGACGAGATCGACGAGTCCTGGCTTCAGGGTGTGTCGACGATCGGCGTGACGTCGGGTGCCTCCGTGCCGGAGGTCCTGGTGGAGCAGGTGCTCGAGTGGCTCGCGCAGCGCGGCTTCGAGGACGTCGAGATCGTCAAGGCGGCCGAGGAGTCCATCACCTTCTCGCTGCCGAAGGAACTCCGCCGGGACCTTCGCGAGGAGGCCGCGGAACTGGTGGCCGAGCGCACCGGCGAGAAGTAG
- a CDS encoding DUF4245 domain-containing protein, whose amino-acid sequence MAGMKGKQTVRDMILSLALVGLMAGIIYLFIPHDDHAPDLKPVDYRVELLTARRAASYPVAAPEGLPGTWKATSVRFQDEPFDAWHLGFQDPEGQYVAVEQSTERASTFVDDASQGAQETKATQRIGGQTWQRYTGGRYDALVLKGKGATTVVTGTASFAQLTKMAEALKTG is encoded by the coding sequence GTGGCAGGTATGAAAGGCAAGCAGACGGTCCGGGACATGATTCTCTCCCTGGCCCTCGTCGGGCTGATGGCGGGCATCATCTATCTCTTCATCCCCCATGACGACCACGCCCCCGACCTCAAGCCCGTGGACTACCGCGTCGAACTGCTCACCGCGCGCCGCGCCGCGAGCTACCCGGTCGCTGCGCCCGAAGGCCTGCCCGGCACCTGGAAGGCCACCTCGGTGCGTTTCCAGGACGAACCCTTCGACGCCTGGCACCTCGGCTTCCAGGACCCCGAGGGGCAGTACGTGGCGGTCGAGCAGTCCACCGAGAGGGCGTCCACGTTCGTCGACGACGCCAGCCAGGGCGCACAGGAGACCAAGGCCACCCAGCGCATCGGCGGCCAGACCTGGCAGCGCTACACCGGCGGCCGCTACGACGCGCTCGTACTCAAGGGCAAGGGCGCCACGACCGTGGTGACGGGCACCGCGTCGTTCGCGCAGCTGACGAAGATGGCGGAGGCGCTGAAGACCGGCTGA
- a CDS encoding DUF1707 SHOCT-like domain-containing protein: protein MDLHKSPAPTDDRPVAPAELRCSDADRDRITDILRDALAEGRLTAEEHAERVEGVLHAKTVGELDRFVRDLPAAQPRRTARAYAAPPGRPAEASMPREPDENVVAVFSSAIRRGRWRPRRRTHAYAIFGSVEIDLSEALFEYQQVVIKAVSVFGDVQIRVPENVSLRSTGGGVLGNFEVSPLDSGDPDAPVIHVDGLAVFGNVEAKPKRGKTVADILDRVSHKADKALRKHLDR, encoded by the coding sequence GTGGACCTTCACAAGAGCCCCGCCCCGACCGACGACCGGCCCGTGGCCCCGGCAGAGCTGCGCTGCTCGGACGCCGACCGCGACCGCATCACCGACATCCTGCGCGACGCCCTCGCCGAGGGGCGTCTCACGGCCGAGGAGCACGCCGAGCGCGTCGAGGGTGTGCTGCACGCCAAGACGGTCGGTGAGCTCGACCGGTTCGTCCGCGACCTGCCCGCGGCCCAGCCGCGCCGCACCGCCCGGGCGTACGCCGCCCCGCCGGGCCGGCCCGCTGAGGCTTCGATGCCGAGGGAGCCCGACGAGAACGTGGTGGCGGTCTTCAGCAGCGCCATCCGCCGGGGCCGCTGGCGCCCCCGCCGCCGCACGCACGCGTACGCGATCTTCGGCAGTGTCGAGATCGACCTCAGCGAGGCGCTCTTCGAGTACCAGCAGGTGGTGATCAAGGCGGTCTCGGTCTTCGGCGACGTGCAGATCCGCGTCCCGGAGAACGTCTCGCTGCGCAGCACCGGCGGTGGCGTGCTCGGCAACTTCGAGGTGAGCCCGCTGGATTCGGGGGATCCCGACGCGCCCGTCATCCATGTCGACGGACTCGCCGTGTTCGGGAACGTGGAGGCGAAGCCCAAGCGCGGCAAGACGGTCGCCGACATTCTCGACCGCGTGTCGCACAAGGCGGACAAGGCTTTGCGCAAACACCTGGACCGTTGA